The Candida albicans SC5314 chromosome 5, complete sequence genome includes a region encoding these proteins:
- the PGA37 gene encoding Pga37p (Putative GPI-anchored protein; Hap43-repressed; Spider biofilm induced): MLFTQLIILLTVTSQALSVTISDLNNIASNQVTKRLGGGSRGGSSSGSRGGSSSGSSSGSSSGSRGGSSSGSSSSGSRGGGSGSSSSSGSRNWGSNQYHCSGNSCGYGNYYAPSTAAAAVGYGTGRYTGGTQYGNNQYHCSGSTCGYGNYFAPSAAAAAAGYGSARYYAQHHNSTSSESETISGSSSLNIPSTHFYLIGFAAAYSIVL; this comes from the coding sequence ATGCTATTTACTcaactaataattttaCTTACAGTTACATCTCAAGCTTTATCTGTCACCATTTCAGATCTTAATAATATCGCCTCAAATCAAGTTACCAAGCGATTGGGTGGTGGTTCTAGAGGTGGTTCCAGTAGCGGTTCTAGGGGTGGTTCAAGCAGTGGCTCTAGCAGTGGCTCTAGCAGTGGTTCTAGAGGTGGTAGTTCAAGTGGCAGCTCGAGCAGTGGCTCCAGAGGTGGTGGCTCGGGTAGCAGTAGTTCATCCGGTAGTAGAAATTGGGGAAGTAATCAATACCATTGTAGTGGAAACTCATGTGGATATGGTAATTACTATGCACCATCtacagcagcagcagcagtagGATATGGTACTGGCCGCTATACCGGAGGAACTCAATATGGAAATAATCAGTACCATTGCTCAGGAAGCACTTGTGGATATGGGAATTATTTTGCACCATCAGCAGCTGCAGCTGCAGCCGGATACGGTTCAGCAAGATATTATGCTCAGCACCATAATTCAACTTCCAGTGAAAGTGAAACTATTTCCGGATCATCATCACTAAATATTCCTTCTAcccatttttatttaatagGTTTTGCTGCTGCATACTCGATTGTATTATAA